One Sulfolobales archaeon DNA window includes the following coding sequences:
- a CDS encoding rRNA adenine N-6-methyltransferase family protein, with protein sequence MILRSGVSYPPMNRDELIRLVKDLIWRSGVKPRKRLGQHFTVDPMLIEEMVELAKAYGCPSQTVVEVGTGFGFLTAPLSMACGRVISIEVDRRIYMMARDILAGFSNVELVLGDAISLLESIKGYQGVVGSIPYSITAPLLSTMARGDAEWAVLLLQKDVVDRISSPPGTREYGSISVLVNLAFRVKTGNIYPPTSFYPEPEVFSQTAILEKRKGNIINKDLERFLKCLFSQRKRLAYKAVKKCLGIDIPRTETRVFQISPEEIYAIYSRARQIQVQGKSLQNQLAISRNHP encoded by the coding sequence GTGATCCTGAGATCAGGTGTTTCATATCCTCCTATGAATAGAGATGAGCTGATTAGACTCGTCAAGGATCTTATTTGGAGGAGCGGTGTAAAACCTAGAAAAAGACTTGGGCAGCACTTCACAGTAGATCCTATGTTGATAGAGGAGATGGTTGAGCTGGCAAAAGCCTATGGATGCCCATCCCAAACGGTGGTTGAGGTAGGAACAGGATTCGGCTTTCTCACAGCACCTCTCTCAATGGCATGTGGTAGGGTTATCTCTATAGAGGTGGATCGCAGGATCTATATGATGGCTAGGGATATCCTAGCTGGGTTCAGCAATGTAGAGTTAGTACTGGGAGACGCTATCTCGCTTCTAGAGAGCATTAAGGGTTATCAAGGGGTGGTTGGCTCTATACCATATTCCATAACAGCACCCCTTCTAAGCACCATGGCTAGAGGTGATGCTGAATGGGCTGTGCTACTGCTTCAGAAAGATGTTGTGGATAGGATCTCATCTCCACCTGGAACACGGGAGTATGGATCAATAAGCGTTCTGGTGAATCTAGCATTTAGAGTTAAAACTGGCAATATATATCCACCAACCAGCTTCTACCCAGAGCCAGAGGTTTTCTCCCAGACAGCTATATTGGAGAAGAGGAAAGGCAATATAATTAATAAAGATCTAGAAAGATTTTTAAAATGCCTCTTTAGCCAGAGAAAAAGGCTAGCCTATAAAGCTGTGAAGAAGTGCTTAGGAATAGATATACCGCGTACAGAAACAAGGGTTTTCCAAATATCGCCTGAGGAGATATACGCCATATATTCGAGGGCAAGGCAGATCCAAGTACAAGGCAAAAGCCTCCAGAACCAGCTAGCTATCTCTAGAAATCACCCATAG
- a CDS encoding DUF655 domain-containing protein: MYRGARDRQSRYYRVRDVYVVVLDYMPNGNPLDRHQHHRSSPIAQVIGTKYLSLVELIPPPGQHLNMGERIYVEQSPRGFQGPRLGERLMWQELTGIAKDNLPRVLRDILIEKERVYTEFFNVASSINIRLHMFELLPGIGKKSLEALLSERKKKPFESFKDIAQRAKISDPVKSLVDRIILELMGGEKYYLFVEPPRDATDAVFFKMLDYLYARVNYREPW; the protein is encoded by the coding sequence ATGTATAGAGGTGCAAGGGATCGCCAGTCAAGATACTACAGGGTGAGGGATGTATATGTAGTTGTGCTAGACTATATGCCAAATGGGAATCCCCTTGATAGGCATCAGCACCATAGAAGCTCTCCAATAGCCCAGGTTATTGGTACAAAGTATCTCTCGCTGGTAGAGCTGATCCCCCCTCCTGGGCAGCATCTAAACATGGGTGAGAGGATCTATGTTGAGCAATCCCCCAGAGGCTTTCAAGGGCCTAGGCTTGGTGAGAGGCTTATGTGGCAGGAGCTGACTGGTATTGCAAAGGATAATCTGCCAAGGGTTTTAAGGGATATATTGATTGAGAAGGAGAGGGTCTATACAGAGTTCTTCAATGTAGCATCCTCTATAAATATAAGGCTACACATGTTTGAACTCCTCCCTGGAATTGGGAAGAAGAGTCTTGAGGCACTCCTATCTGAGAGGAAGAAGAAGCCTTTTGAATCTTTTAAGGATATTGCTCAGAGGGCAAAGATCTCTGATCCTGTTAAGTCTCTCGTTGATAGAATCATACTTGAGTTAATGGGTGGCGAGAAATACTATCTCTTTGTTGAGCCTCCAAGAGACGCTACCGATGCTGTTTTCTTCAAAATGCTGGACTATCTCTATGCAAGGGTTAACTATAGGGAGCCGTGGTGA
- a CDS encoding RNA polymerase Rpb4 family protein yields MKILSFREVPLPSVKKMLLETEARGVKLQDLQRRVLEHATIFSKCSEDRVDELVDKLLGLGLREITAVHVINICPRTKDELISLLNFEQKMPSEENMEKILELLGEYCRC; encoded by the coding sequence TTGAAGATCCTTTCTTTTAGAGAGGTACCACTTCCAAGTGTGAAGAAAATGCTTCTAGAGACAGAGGCTAGAGGCGTTAAGCTCCAGGATCTCCAGAGGAGGGTTTTAGAACATGCCACTATATTCTCTAAATGTAGCGAGGATAGGGTGGATGAGCTTGTGGATAAACTGTTGGGGCTAGGTCTTAGAGAGATAACTGCTGTACATGTGATCAACATATGTCCTAGAACCAAGGATGAGCTGATATCGCTTCTAAATTTTGAGCAGAAGATGCCTAGTGAGGAGAATATGGAGAAGATCCTAGAGCTGTTGGGCGAATACTGTAGATGCTAG